One window from the genome of Desulfobacterales bacterium encodes:
- a CDS encoding TetR/AcrR family transcriptional regulator has product MKAKKADKSQRYAELLDHAVKLFEKKGYSSTTMRDIAKAMNLTQGSLYYYIKKKEDLLIKIHNIIIDIILDNANSITDDMATIEKLNIIMTAIIETVAQKRSYVSVFLKEYKHIQPEVYQNVIAKRKKFEKFITGIIETEIRRGDFIDVDPQLAFMALMGMFNWSLQWVDIKGRCSLVEIKNSFLRIFFYGMQKRNLDQKE; this is encoded by the coding sequence ATGAAAGCTAAAAAAGCCGATAAAAGCCAGCGATATGCGGAATTGCTCGACCATGCTGTAAAATTGTTTGAAAAAAAAGGTTACTCCAGCACGACCATGCGTGATATTGCAAAAGCAATGAACTTAACGCAAGGGAGCTTATATTACTATATAAAAAAAAAAGAGGACTTATTAATAAAAATACATAACATCATTATTGATATCATTTTAGATAATGCAAACTCAATAACTGACGACATGGCAACAATAGAAAAACTTAACATTATCATGACGGCCATTATAGAAACTGTGGCCCAGAAAAGGTCATATGTTTCTGTATTTTTGAAGGAATATAAGCATATTCAACCAGAAGTGTATCAAAATGTTATTGCGAAAAGAAAAAAATTTGAAAAATTTATTACTGGTATTATTGAAACGGAAATTAGGAGGGGCGATTTTATTGATGTTGATCCCCAGCTTGCTTTTATGGCCCTGATGGGTATGTTTAACTGGTCATTACAATGGGTGGATATTAAGGGGCGTTGCTCACTTGTAGAAATAAAAAATAGTTTTTTGCGTATTTTTTTTTATGGTATGCAAAAAAGAAATTTGGATCAAAAAGAATAA
- a CDS encoding IS701 family transposase, whose translation MSFVNTYSEHFVLSTRDVTEKARQYTRGLMQAGSRKNMDRMAEVVPDATSRNLQQFLTHSTWDDRAVIDHVAHDVNNLIGDSKSTSLIIDESSFAKQGKMSVGTSRQWLGRLGKTDNGQVAVFGALANNRFVSPVDVRLYLPKEWTRDRKRCDKAGIPENERKFHTKIELALKIVEQARENRLNYGWIGADAGYGKSLGFCTALAKMSEIFVVDVHSDFFVYTEDPSPYIPEKKTKTGRQSKKYRTDHAPKGVGEVVTSIPDSDWTVVELRDTTRGKLKVSAWVQTVYIWDEGSSEVHRWHLVATRTPGSYSDIKISISNAPETTTLKRLAWMQRLRFWVERTFEDAKSECGMADYQVRKWSAWHHHMALVMMAMVFMLSEKIKHEDDYPLLSCADIEDLLAHFLPRRDTTRDEVIRQMEERHRQLKKSIDSRIRRQRLLKMARAQY comes from the coding sequence ATGTCTTTTGTGAACACCTACAGTGAGCATTTTGTTCTCAGCACCCGCGATGTTACTGAAAAAGCTCGACAATATACTCGTGGTTTGATGCAGGCGGGTTCCCGCAAAAACATGGACCGCATGGCTGAAGTTGTTCCTGATGCAACGTCGAGAAACCTTCAACAATTTTTGACCCATTCCACTTGGGATGATCGGGCTGTAATCGACCATGTGGCGCATGATGTAAACAATCTTATCGGAGACAGTAAATCCACCAGCCTTATTATCGATGAAAGCAGTTTTGCCAAGCAGGGGAAAATGTCTGTTGGAACTTCCCGTCAATGGTTGGGGCGACTTGGAAAAACTGATAATGGGCAAGTTGCTGTGTTCGGTGCCCTTGCAAACAATAGGTTTGTTTCGCCAGTTGATGTCCGGTTGTATCTCCCCAAAGAATGGACCCGTGATCGAAAGCGGTGTGATAAAGCGGGCATACCGGAAAATGAACGAAAATTTCATACAAAGATAGAGCTTGCGCTTAAAATTGTTGAGCAGGCGCGTGAAAACCGTCTGAATTACGGTTGGATTGGCGCCGATGCCGGTTACGGAAAAAGCCTGGGATTTTGTACAGCATTGGCCAAAATGTCTGAAATTTTCGTTGTCGATGTTCACTCTGATTTTTTTGTATATACGGAAGACCCAAGCCCCTATATTCCTGAGAAAAAGACAAAGACCGGCCGCCAGAGCAAAAAGTATAGAACTGATCATGCGCCAAAGGGGGTTGGTGAGGTAGTAACCTCTATTCCAGATAGCGACTGGACAGTTGTGGAACTCCGTGACACCACACGTGGCAAGCTGAAAGTCAGTGCCTGGGTGCAAACCGTATACATTTGGGATGAAGGCTCCTCTGAGGTTCATCGGTGGCACCTGGTAGCGACGAGAACACCCGGGAGCTATTCGGATATCAAAATATCCATCAGCAACGCCCCGGAAACGACTACGCTTAAACGCCTTGCTTGGATGCAACGTCTGCGCTTTTGGGTCGAACGCACTTTTGAAGATGCGAAAAGCGAGTGCGGCATGGCGGATTACCAGGTTCGCAAATGGAGTGCCTGGCATCACCACATGGCTTTGGTGATGATGGCGATGGTGTTCATGCTTTCTGAGAAAATCAAACATGAAGATGATTATCCACTTCTTTCTTGCGCTGATATTGAAGACCTTCTTGCACATTTTCTTCCGAGACGTGACACGACTCGAGATGAAGTGATACGTCAAATGGAAGAGCGACATCGACAACTTAAAAAATCTATTGATTCGCGCATCAGGCGCCAGCGCCTGCTAAAAATGGCGCGAGCGCAATACTGA
- a CDS encoding IS4 family transposase gives MIFSEDFCLRNKENERDFVRTRLLPFHELIFFLLNMNNQSYQEKLDRYFQVLHHAEVHERVLYKGSLSKARAKMKHEAFMELNDHLVNFFYDHFRPDIWFGFNLLAVDGSTLRLPPHEADIADHFGVWTSTKGEKACPKARVSQMFDVLNKITVDGIINPKSDWEREVAAFHFLKLQPQDLILLDRGYPAHWLFGLILSMGANFCARISYKRWSAARKFYLSVKKEQISKSYPSPQSIRKCYEMGIDKKPLRVRFIRVELDSGETEILVTTLMDMKRYPYELFSELYHLRWPVEEDYETLKYRLQVENFSGKTVRSVYQDFHAKLFSKNLVAAVARTTKQQIFLKSEKLKHVHQINFTQALVKMKHTIILVFHRTSKKVTEIIEKLRTIFIQTKESVRPNRKFPRRHRVKQRRFFYEYNTNC, from the coding sequence ATGATCTTTTCAGAAGATTTTTGTCTAAGAAACAAAGAAAATGAACGTGATTTTGTCAGAACAAGGCTTCTGCCGTTCCATGAACTAATTTTCTTTTTACTGAACATGAACAACCAATCCTATCAAGAAAAATTGGATCGCTATTTTCAGGTCCTTCACCATGCAGAAGTTCACGAGCGCGTGTTGTACAAAGGCAGTTTATCCAAAGCCCGCGCCAAAATGAAACATGAAGCCTTTATGGAACTAAACGATCACTTGGTAAATTTCTTTTACGATCATTTCAGGCCGGACATATGGTTCGGCTTCAATCTCCTCGCCGTTGATGGCTCAACCCTTCGATTGCCGCCGCATGAGGCGGATATAGCCGATCATTTTGGCGTTTGGACGTCCACAAAGGGAGAGAAGGCTTGCCCAAAAGCCCGCGTTTCCCAAATGTTCGACGTGCTCAATAAAATAACCGTTGACGGCATCATCAACCCTAAAAGCGATTGGGAAAGAGAAGTTGCAGCGTTTCATTTCCTGAAGTTACAGCCCCAGGATCTTATCCTTTTGGATCGCGGGTATCCAGCGCACTGGCTTTTTGGCTTGATACTTTCAATGGGCGCGAACTTTTGCGCCAGAATTTCATATAAGCGTTGGAGCGCAGCACGAAAATTCTATCTTTCCGTCAAAAAGGAACAAATCTCCAAGAGTTACCCCTCCCCTCAATCCATCCGTAAATGCTACGAGATGGGGATTGATAAAAAGCCGCTAAGGGTCCGCTTTATTCGCGTTGAACTGGATTCCGGTGAAACGGAAATTCTTGTTACCACCCTGATGGACATGAAGAGATATCCATATGAGCTTTTTTCGGAGTTATACCATCTGCGCTGGCCGGTGGAAGAGGATTATGAAACCTTAAAATACCGCCTTCAGGTGGAAAACTTTTCCGGCAAGACAGTTCGTTCCGTTTATCAGGATTTTCATGCCAAACTGTTTTCAAAGAACCTTGTAGCCGCTGTTGCAAGAACAACCAAACAACAAATTTTTTTAAAATCGGAGAAACTCAAGCATGTGCATCAGATAAATTTTACCCAAGCGCTTGTAAAAATGAAACATACGATCATTCTTGTTTTTCATAGAACCAGCAAAAAAGTCACTGAAATTATCGAAAAGCTAAGAACCATATTCATTCAGACAAAAGAATCC
- a CDS encoding acyl-CoA dehydratase activase has protein sequence MTGIFGGIDIGNRSINAVLIDDHNIILSSYSKFTQENAIIGAKHALNKAIELSGKSFEDLKVIVATGVGKKWINFANKKSSEVVCQALGASLLYPQEMTIVNIGAESYRAINVNERAVVTNYVENDKCAAGSGIFLEEMSSALGVDIEKAGEICFNSPRIEKISSFCAVFAESEVVSAIHRGIPIEELLAGVHEAIVERIASIVRRVKPNKEIVLTGGLANNICLKKMLQEKLDITIIVPENPTVVGALGAAIQAKR, from the coding sequence ATGACAGGGATCTTTGGTGGCATCGATATCGGAAACAGGAGTATTAACGCCGTCCTTATTGACGACCATAATATAATACTTTCATCATACTCTAAATTTACTCAAGAAAATGCTATAATTGGTGCTAAACACGCATTAAATAAGGCCATTGAGTTATCTGGTAAATCTTTTGAGGATTTAAAGGTTATAGTTGCCACCGGTGTGGGAAAAAAGTGGATAAACTTTGCGAATAAGAAATCTTCGGAAGTTGTGTGTCAAGCCCTCGGTGCATCATTACTATATCCGCAAGAAATGACCATAGTTAATATCGGAGCCGAAAGCTACAGAGCTATTAATGTAAATGAAAGAGCAGTTGTTACTAATTACGTGGAGAACGATAAATGCGCTGCGGGATCTGGTATTTTTTTAGAGGAAATGTCATCGGCTTTGGGCGTCGATATAGAAAAAGCTGGCGAGATATGTTTCAATTCCCCCAGAATCGAAAAAATAAGCAGTTTCTGTGCTGTATTTGCCGAATCAGAGGTGGTTTCAGCAATCCATCGTGGTATTCCTATCGAAGAATTACTGGCAGGTGTTCACGAAGCTATAGTGGAGAGAATTGCTTCGATAGTCAGGCGAGTTAAGCCGAATAAAGAAATCGTTCTCACAGGAGGCCTGGCAAATAATATTTGTTTAAAAAAAATGCTGCAAGAAAAATTAGACATTACTATTATTGTACCGGAAAACCCTACGGTAGTAGGGGCTTTGGGGGCTGCGATTCAAGCAAAAAGATAA
- a CDS encoding acyl-CoA dehydratase activase, giving the protein MWAGIDIGSLSAEAVIMNSEKILSYAILPTGGNSIKIAEKVFQKAVSFIKNVSESDIKYVVATGYGRVIVPFADKNITEITCHAKGIHYLHPSVRTILDMGGQDCKAIRCDESGKVINFVMNDKCAAGTGRSLEIVAHVLGVELEDLGGMSLGASKESKISSRCAVFAKSEVLSLNRAGVPKNEIVAGVHDAITDNVLELVSRVEIEEDFAITGGVAKNKGIVKKIEEKTGLRLIIPFEPQIIGALGAALFAREASLQAYMLD; this is encoded by the coding sequence ATGTGGGCTGGAATAGATATTGGTTCTTTATCGGCTGAAGCCGTAATTATGAATAGTGAAAAAATACTTTCCTATGCAATTCTTCCGACAGGTGGAAACAGCATTAAAATAGCAGAAAAAGTATTTCAGAAAGCTGTTTCATTTATTAAGAATGTATCCGAGTCTGATATTAAATATGTTGTTGCAACAGGTTATGGAAGAGTAATTGTCCCTTTTGCCGATAAAAATATAACCGAAATCACATGTCACGCGAAAGGCATTCATTACCTTCATCCCTCCGTGAGAACAATCTTAGATATGGGCGGTCAGGATTGCAAAGCTATTCGATGCGACGAAAGTGGAAAAGTCATCAATTTTGTTATGAACGATAAATGTGCCGCCGGAACTGGTCGTTCCTTGGAAATTGTCGCGCATGTATTGGGCGTTGAACTTGAAGATCTCGGTGGTATGTCTCTTGGAGCTAGTAAAGAAAGCAAAATTAGTTCAAGATGTGCAGTATTTGCCAAATCTGAAGTTTTATCATTAAACAGGGCTGGAGTCCCCAAAAATGAAATAGTTGCAGGGGTTCATGATGCTATCACTGATAACGTATTAGAACTTGTTTCCAGGGTAGAGATCGAAGAGGATTTCGCAATTACAGGCGGGGTAGCAAAAAATAAAGGAATTGTTAAAAAAATTGAAGAAAAAACAGGCTTACGACTTATCATCCCATTCGAACCTCAAATTATAGGTGCATTGGGTGCAGCCTTGTTTGCAAGAGAGGCTTCACTCCAAGCATATATGCTCGATTAA